The following coding sequences lie in one Spinacia oleracea cultivar Varoflay chromosome 1, BTI_SOV_V1, whole genome shotgun sequence genomic window:
- the LOC110803263 gene encoding uncharacterized protein isoform X3: MNKLGRGHRDKLQQFMAITGVSDKVAHQALKAGDWHLEGALDVYYSQPQIKSLTDSRNLEELFNRYRDPNYDMIMADGVDNLCTDLQVDPQDIVTLVISWHMKAATMCEYSKQEFVGGLQSLGRIDSLEKFRERIPYIRSELKDDQKFREIYIFAFGWAKEKGQKSLALDTAIGMWKLLFAEKHWPLIDHWCEFLQARHNKAISRDTWAQLLEFVRTVDPQLSNYDAEGAWPYLIDEFVEYLYENGVIQRGQ, from the exons TGATAAAGTTGCTCATCAGGCACTGAAGGCTGGTGACTGGCATCTAGAAGGAGCACTTGATGTATACTACAGTCAACCCCAGATTAAGTCATTAACTGATTCTAGGAATTTGGAGGAGCTATTTAACCGATACAGAG ATCCGAATTATGACATGATAATGGCTGATGGTGTCGATAACCTCTGCACTGATCTCCAG GTTGATCCTCAAGATATTGTCACG TTGGTCATCTCCTGGCATATGAAGGCTGCAACCATGTGTGAATATTCGAAGCAGGAGTTTGTTGGTGGATTGCAATCACTAGG CAGGATTGACTCCTTGGAGAAGTTTAGGGAAAGGATACCGTACATTCGTTCGGAGCTGAAAGATGATC AAAAGTTTCGTGAAATATACATCTTTGCGTTTGGGTGGGCAAAGGAAAAG GGTCAGAAGTCTCTGGCACTGGATACAGCAATTGGGATGTGGAAGCTACTGTTCGCTGAGAAGCATTGGCCTTTAATTGACCACTGGTGTGAGTTTTTGCAG GCGCGGCATAATAAGGCAATTTCGAGAGATACCTGGGCTCAACTACTGGAGTTTGTAAGA ACTGTAGATCCACAACTGTCAAATTATGACGCGGAGGGTGCTTGGCCATATCTGATCGATGAATTTGTTGAATATTTGTATGAGAATGGCGTCATCCAAAGAGGTCAATGA
- the LOC110803263 gene encoding uncharacterized protein isoform X4 — translation MNKLGRGHRDKLQQFMAITGVSDKVAHQALKAGDWHLEGALDVYYSQPQIKSLTDSRNLEELFNRYRDPNYDMIMADGVDNLCTDLQVDPQDIVTLVISWHMKAATMCEYSKQEFVGGLQSLGIDSLEKFRERIPYIRSELKDDQKFREIYIFAFGWAKEKGQKSLALDTAIGMWKLLFAEKHWPLIDHWCEFLQARHNKAISRDTWAQLLEFVRTVDPQLSNYDAEGAWPYLIDEFVEYLYENGVIQRGQ, via the exons TGATAAAGTTGCTCATCAGGCACTGAAGGCTGGTGACTGGCATCTAGAAGGAGCACTTGATGTATACTACAGTCAACCCCAGATTAAGTCATTAACTGATTCTAGGAATTTGGAGGAGCTATTTAACCGATACAGAG ATCCGAATTATGACATGATAATGGCTGATGGTGTCGATAACCTCTGCACTGATCTCCAG GTTGATCCTCAAGATATTGTCACG TTGGTCATCTCCTGGCATATGAAGGCTGCAACCATGTGTGAATATTCGAAGCAGGAGTTTGTTGGTGGATTGCAATCACTAGG GATTGACTCCTTGGAGAAGTTTAGGGAAAGGATACCGTACATTCGTTCGGAGCTGAAAGATGATC AAAAGTTTCGTGAAATATACATCTTTGCGTTTGGGTGGGCAAAGGAAAAG GGTCAGAAGTCTCTGGCACTGGATACAGCAATTGGGATGTGGAAGCTACTGTTCGCTGAGAAGCATTGGCCTTTAATTGACCACTGGTGTGAGTTTTTGCAG GCGCGGCATAATAAGGCAATTTCGAGAGATACCTGGGCTCAACTACTGGAGTTTGTAAGA ACTGTAGATCCACAACTGTCAAATTATGACGCGGAGGGTGCTTGGCCATATCTGATCGATGAATTTGTTGAATATTTGTATGAGAATGGCGTCATCCAAAGAGGTCAATGA
- the LOC110803279 gene encoding uncharacterized protein, translating into MTKLRKLNRPTGHRISMLRTMVSQLVKHERIETTVAKAKEVRRLADNMVQLGKDGSLCAARRAAAFVRGDDVIHKLFTELAYRYKNRAGGYTRLLRTRIRVGDAAPMAYIEFIDRENELRQSKPPNPQPPQRAPLDPWTKSKLCRQYAPPKEEKISDSDI; encoded by the exons ATGACGAAATTAAGGAAGCTCAATCGGCCTACCGGCCACCGTATTTCTATGCTCAG AACAATGGTTTCTCAGTTGGTGAAACACGAGCGAATCGAGACTACTGTTGCAAAG GCGAAAGAAGTTCGAAGATTAGCTGATAATATGGTTCAATTGGGAAAAGAT GGCTCTCTTTGTGCTGCAAGACGTGCTGCTGCTTTTGTCAGGGGCGATGATGTTATTCACAAGTTATTTACCGAGTTGGCATATCGATACAA AAACCGAGCTGGTGGTTACACAAGGCTGCTCAGGACACGTATTCGAGTTGGTGATGCTGCCCCAATGGCTTATATCGA GTTTATTGACAGAGAAAATGAGCTTAGGCAATCAAAACCTCCAAATCCGCAACCACCACAGAGAGCGCCCTTGGATCCCTGGACAAAGTCGAAACTTTGCAGACAATATGCCCCTCCTAAAGAGGAGAAGATATCTGATTCTGATATTTAG
- the LOC110803273 gene encoding glyceraldehyde-3-phosphate dehydrogenase GAPCP2, chloroplastic, translating into MAAHSSLLRSAPSSSLFGSSSFSRSSDLSKAISSHNISSLKIQTNVFGAAVHCGSSSIRKCRSTNVQPIKATATVIPPAVQESRSGGKTKVGINGFGRIGRLVLRVAISRDDLEVVAVNDPFVDAKYMAYMFKYDSTHGPFKGTINVVDDSTIEINGKQVKVTNKRNPEEIPWGDFGVEYVVESSGVFTTLEKAAAHKKGGARKVVISAPSADAPMFVIGVNEKTYKPNMDVVSNASCTTNCLAPLAKVVHEEFGILEGLMTTVHATTATQKTVDGPSMKDWRGGRGASQNIIPSSTGAAKAVGKVLPELNGKLTGMAFRVPTANVSVVDLTCRLQKEASYEDVKAAIKFASEGPLKGILGYTEDDVVSNDFTGDTRSSIFDAKAGIALSSSFVKLVSWYDNEWGYSNRVLDLIEHMALVAAI; encoded by the exons ATGGCGGCTCACTCTTCTCTCCTTCGATCTgctccttcttcttctctcttcgGTTCCTCTTCCTTTTCTCGCTCTTCCGATCTTTCTAAG GCGATTTCCAGTCATAACATTAGCTCATTGAAGATTCAGACTAATGTTTTCGGCGCTGCTGTTCATTGCGGATCTTCTTCTATTCG GAAATGTAGATCGACAAACGTGCAGCCAATCAAAGCAACAGCTACTGTAATCCCACCAGCAGTTCAAG aGTCAAGGAGTGGTGGCAAGACAAAGGTTGGAATTAATG GTTTCGGTCGAATTGGAAGGCTGGTTCTACGGGTAGCAATTTCTAGGGATGATTTGGAAGTGGTGGCAGTGAATGATCCTTTTGTTGATGCCAAATACATG GCCTATATGTTCAAGTATGACTCAACACATGGACCTTTCAAAGGAACCATTAATGTTGTGGATGATTCAACTATTGAAATCAATGGAAAgcaggttaaagttacaaacaAAAG AAATCCAGAGGAAATCCCTTGGGGTGATTTTGGTGTTGAGTATGTTGTTGAATCTTCAGGCGTTTTCACAACATTGGAAAAAGCAGCTGCACACAAGAAG GGAGGTGCTAGAAAGGTGGTTATATCAGCTCCATCAGCTGATGCACCAATGTTTGTTATAGGTGTAAATGAGAAAACATACAAGCCAAACATGGATGTTGTCTCTAATGCAAGCTGTACTACCAATTGTCTAGCACCATTGGCAAAG GTTGTACACGAGGAGTTTGGCATCCTCGAGGGTTTGATGACAACAGTCCATGCAACTACAG CGACTCAGAAAACTGTTGATGGACCATCGATGAAGGATTGGAGAGGAGGCCGTGGAGCTAGTCAAAACATTATCCCTAGTTCTACTGGTGCTGCAAAG GCTGTTGGAAAAGTCCTTCCTGAACTCAATGGAAAACTTACTGGAATGGCATTCCGCGTACCAACAGCGAATGTTTCTGTTGTGGATTTGACTTGTCGACTTCAAAAGGAGGCTAGCTACGAAGATGTTAAAGCTGCCATCAA GTTTGCTTCAGAGGGCCCATTGAAGGGTATTCTTGGATATACAGAGGATGATGTTGTTTCAAACGACTTCACTGGTGATACAAG ATCAAGCATATTTGATGCCAAGGCTGGGATTGCTCTGAGTTCCTCATTTGTGAAACTAGTTTCGTGGTATGACAACGAATGGGGCTACAG TAACCGAGTTTTGGACTTGATTGAACACATGGCATTGGTCGCTGCCATATAG